In one window of Longimicrobiaceae bacterium DNA:
- a CDS encoding aminotransferase class I/II-fold pyridoxal phosphate-dependent enzyme, with product MDDRALLQTELFTHHVGTFAQPTGPDLLRRTEAFFEWQDTRRELGLWPYSRSLDYAPTAECVVRNESGEATAGINFASQDYLGLASHPAIAEAAHRAIRDYGPHSAGSGMFAGNTTPSLRLEKALGEALEAPYVALFSSGWGAGFGVVTALVRPSDHVVMDALAHSCLQTGAAAATQNVHRFRHLDNGGVRRRLHAIRSRDAENGILVVTEGLFSMDSDVPAIEELQGICREYGATLLVDMAHDFGARGPRGTGSVGAQEMLGKVDLVMGAFSKTFASNGGYVASRSAAVRQYVRVFGAPHIFSNAISPVQATVVREALEIVRSDEGDHLRERLMHNVNALRNHLARRGIQCIGIPSAVVPVPIGDAPTARIAGRLVAGRHVFANLVEFPAVPLKGARFRMQVMATHTDEQVHHAASVVADAIAEARAYVTGEVAEAAREEAAVAA from the coding sequence GTGGACGACCGCGCCCTGCTCCAGACCGAGCTGTTCACCCACCATGTCGGCACCTTCGCGCAGCCGACCGGGCCCGACCTCCTCCGCCGCACGGAGGCCTTCTTCGAGTGGCAGGACACGCGCCGAGAGCTGGGGCTCTGGCCCTACTCCCGGAGCCTGGACTACGCGCCCACCGCGGAGTGCGTCGTGCGCAACGAGAGCGGCGAGGCCACCGCCGGGATCAACTTCGCCTCGCAGGACTACCTGGGGCTCGCCTCGCACCCAGCCATCGCGGAGGCGGCGCACCGCGCCATCCGCGACTACGGCCCGCACAGCGCGGGCTCCGGGATGTTCGCGGGGAACACCACCCCGTCGCTGCGGCTGGAGAAGGCGCTCGGGGAGGCGCTGGAAGCGCCGTACGTGGCGCTCTTCTCCTCCGGGTGGGGCGCCGGGTTCGGCGTCGTCACCGCCCTGGTTCGCCCCTCCGACCACGTGGTGATGGACGCGCTGGCGCACTCCTGCCTGCAGACCGGCGCCGCCGCGGCCACCCAGAACGTGCACCGCTTCCGCCACCTGGACAACGGGGGGGTGCGCCGGCGCCTGCACGCGATCCGCTCCCGGGACGCGGAGAACGGGATCCTGGTGGTCACGGAGGGGCTCTTCTCCATGGACTCGGACGTCCCCGCCATCGAGGAGCTGCAGGGGATCTGCCGCGAGTACGGGGCCACGCTCCTGGTGGACATGGCCCACGACTTCGGCGCGCGGGGGCCGCGGGGGACGGGGAGCGTCGGCGCGCAGGAGATGCTGGGCAAGGTGGACCTGGTGATGGGCGCCTTCTCCAAGACCTTCGCCTCCAACGGCGGGTACGTGGCGTCGCGCTCGGCGGCGGTGCGGCAGTACGTGCGCGTGTTCGGCGCGCCGCACATCTTCTCCAACGCCATCTCCCCGGTGCAGGCCACCGTGGTCCGCGAGGCGCTGGAGATCGTCCGCTCCGACGAGGGGGACCACCTCCGCGAGCGGCTGATGCACAACGTGAACGCGCTTCGCAACCATCTCGCCCGCCGCGGGATCCAGTGCATCGGGATCCCCTCCGCGGTGGTCCCGGTGCCCATCGGCGACGCACCGACGGCCCGGATCGCGGGGCGCCTGGTGGCCGGGCGGCACGTGTTCGCCAACCTGGTGGAGTTCCCGGCCGTGCCGCTCAAGGGGGCGCGCTTCCGCATGCAGGTGATGGCCACGCACACCGACGAGC